A portion of the Phocoena sinus isolate mPhoSin1 chromosome 9, mPhoSin1.pri, whole genome shotgun sequence genome contains these proteins:
- the AEBP1 gene encoding adipocyte enhancer-binding protein 1 isoform X2: MAVLRGAPLLGCLLALLALCPGGRPQTVLTDDEIEEFLEGFLSELESEPREDDVEAPPPPEPTLPVRKAQTGGKPGARLGVAEEAPPGKAKDKGKKGKKDKGPKATKQPPEASSRPPKKPKEKPPKATKKPKEKPPKATKKPKEKPPKATKKPKEKPPKANKRPLAGKKAPIPTPSESPKWPLPPVASPGLEELPQEGDGPLPDPWQGPAGETDVERQPEPEEETEQPTLDYNDQIEREDYEDFEYIRRQKQPRPPPSRRRPERLWPERPEEKAEPPGRGFEAPEERIEPPLKPLPPNYGDGYVIPNYDDMDYYFRPPRPQKPDPGLETDEEKEGLKKPKKEGSRPKEEETHDKWTVEKGKDHKGPRKGELEEWAPAEQLKCPPIGMESHRIEDNQIRSSSMLRHGLGAQRGRLNMQAGDTEDDYYDGAWCAEDDSQTQWIEVDTRRTTKFTGVITQGRDSSIHDDFVTSFFVGFSNDSQTWVMYTNGYEEMTFHGNVDKDTPVLSELPEPVVARFIRIYPLTWNGSLCMRLEVLGCPMSPVHSYYAQNEVLTTDDLDFRHHSYKDMRQLMKVVNEQCPTITRTYSLGKSSRGLKIYAMEISDNPGDHELGEPEFRYTAGIHGNEVLGRELLLLLMQYLCREYRDGNPRVRSLVHDTRIHLVPSLNPDGYEVAAQMGSEFGNWALGLWTEEGFDIYEDFPDLNSVLWGAEERKWVPYRVPNNNLPIPEHYLSPDATVSTEVRAIIAWMEKNPFVLGANLNGGERLVSYPYDMARTPSQEQLLAAAMAAARGEDEEEASEAQETPDHAIFRWLSISFASTHLTMTEPYRGGCQAQDYTGGMGIINGAKWKPRSGTINDFSYLHTNCLELSIYLGCDKFPHESELPREWENNKEALLTFMEQVHRGIKGVVTDEQGIPIANATISVSGINHGVKTASGGDYWRILNPGEYRVTAHAEGYTPSSKTCNVDYDIGATQCNFILARSNWKRIREIMAMNGNRPIPHIDPSRPMTPQQRRMQRRRLQYRLRMREQMRLRRLNATASPATVPTSPPTPPTLLPAPSVAPSPAPSPTLGPRHFPPQTTAGWEESETETYTEVVTEFGTELAPEEGEEEEREMVTGQEIPFTTVETYTVNFGDF; this comes from the exons ATGGCGGTCCTGCGCGGGGCACCCCTGCTCGGCTGCCTCCTGGCGCTGCTGGCACTGTGCCCCGGGGGGCGCCCGCAGACTGTGCTGACCGACGACGAGATCGAGGAGTTCCTCGAGGGCTTCCTGTCGGAGCTGGAGTCCGAGCCCCGGGAGGACGACGTGGAGGCCCCACCACCCCCTGAACCCACCCTTCCCGTCCGCAAAGCCCAGACAGGGGGCAAGCCGGGGGCGCGTCTGGGGGTGGCCGAAGAGG CACCTCCAGGAAAAGCCAAagacaaagggaagaaaggaaagaaggacaaAGGCCCCAAGGCGACCAAGCAGCCCCCGGAGGCGTCCTCCAGGCCGCCCAAGAAGCCCAAGGAGAAGCCACCCAAGGCCACCAAGAAGCCCAAGGAGAAGCCACCCAAGGCCACCAAGAAGCCCAAGGAAAAGCCACCCAAGGCCACCAAGAAGCCCAAGGAGAAGCCACCCAAGGCCAACAAGAGGCCTCTGGCTGGGAAGAAGGCCCCCATACCAACCCCCTCCGAAAGCCCGAAGTGGCCACTGCCCCCAGTCGCCAGCCCCGGCCTCGAGGAGCTGCCCCAGGAGGGAG ACGGGCCCCTGCCAGATCCCTGGCAGGGCCCAGCAGGAGAGACCGACGTGGAGCGCCAGCCTG AGCCGGAGGAGGAGACGGAGCAGCCCACGCTGGACTACAACGACCAGATAGAGCGGGAGGACTACGAAGACT TTGAGTACATCCGGCGCCAGAAGCAGCCCAGGCCGCCCCCCAGCAGGAGAAGGCCGGAAAGGCTGTGGCCCGAGCGCCCCGAGGAGAAGGCTGAGCCGCCCGGACGGGGGTTCGAGGCCCCGGAGGAGAGGATAG AGCCGCCTCTGAAGCCGCTGCCACCCAACTATGGGGACGGCTACGTGATCCCCAACTACGACGACA TGGACTATTACTTCCGGCCTCCCAGGCCCCAGAAGCCTGACCCTGGCCTGGAAACAGATGAAGAGAAGGAGGGGCTGA AGAAACCCAAAAAGGAGGGCAGCAGGCCCAAGGAGGAGGAGACACATGACAAATGGACCGTGGAGAAGGGCAAGGACCACAAAG GGCCCCGGAAGGGTGAGCTGGAGGAGTGGGCTCCAGCAGAGCAACTCA AGTGCCCCCCCATCGGGATGGAGTCGCACCGCATCGAGGACAACCAGATCCGGTCCTCCTCCATGCTGCGCCACGGCCTAGGGGCACAGCGTGGCCGGCTCAACATGCAG GCCGGCGACACTGAGGACGACTACTATGACGGGGCGTGGTGTGCCGAGGACGACTCTCAGACCCAGTGGATCGAGGTGGACACCAGAAGGACCACCAAGTTCACGGGCGTCATCACCCAGGGCCGCGACTCCAGCATCCA TGACGACTTCGTGACCTCCTTCTTCGTGGGCTTCAGCAATGACAGCCAGACATGGGTGATGTACACCAACGGCTACGAGGAAATG ACCTTCCATGGGAACGTGGACAAGGACACACCTGTGCTCAGCGAGCTCCCGGAGCCGGTGGTGGCCCGTTTCATCCGCATCTACCCACTCACCTGGAACGGCAGCCTATGCATGCGCCTGGAGGTGCTGGGGTGCCCCATGTCCC CTGTCCACAGCTACTATGCACAGAACGAGGTGTTGACCACCGACGACCTGGACTTCCGGCACCACAGCTATAAGGACATGCGCCAG TTGATGAAGGTGGTGAACGAGCAGTGCCCCACGATCACCCGCACATACAGCCTAGGGAAGAGCTCGCGTGGGCTCAAGATCTACGCCATGGAGATCTCGGACAACCCCGGGGATCACGAGTTGG GGGAGCCTGAGTTCCGCTACACAGCTGGTATCCATGGCAACGAGGTGCTAGGCCGagagctgctgctgctactaaTGCAGTACCTGTGCCGCGAGTACCGAGACGGAAACCCGCGCGTGCGCAGCCTGGTGCATGACACGCGCATCCACCTGGTGCCCTCGCTGAACCCTGACGGCTACGAGGTGGCAGCGCAGATG GGCTCAGAATTTGGGAACTGGGCGCTGGGACTGTGGACCGAGGAGGGCTTTGACATCTATGAGGACTTCCCGGACCTcaactctgtgctctggggagcTGAGGAGAGGAAATGGGTCCCCTACCGGGTCCCCAACAATAACCTGCCCATCCCTGAACACTACCTGTCTCCAGATGCCACG GTGTCCACGGAGGTCCGGGCCATCATTGCCTGGATGGAGAAGAACCCCTTTGTGCTGGGAGCGAACCTGAACGGCGGTGAGCGGCTCGTGTCCTACCCCTATGACATGGCCCGCACGCCCAGCCAGGAGCAGCTGCTGGCCGCAGCCATGGCAGCCGCCCGGGGAGAGGACGAGGAAGAAGCATCTGAGGCCCAAGAGACCCCAGACCATGCCATCTTCCGCTGGCTGTCCATCTCCTTCGCCTCTACCCACCTCACCATGACCGAGCCCTACCGGGGAGGGTGCCAAGCGCAGGACTACACCGGCGGCATGGGCATCATCAACGGGGCCAAGTGGAAACCCCGCTCTGGGA CTATCAACGACTTCAGTTACCTGCACACCAACTGCCTGGAACTCTCCATCTACCTGGGCTGCGACAAGTTCCCTCACGAGAGTGAGCTGCCCCGAGAGTGGGAGAACAACAAGGAAGCTCTGCTCACCTTCATGGAGCAG GTTCACCGCGGCATCAAGGGGGTTGTGACGGACGAGCAGGGCATCCCTATCGCCAACGCCACCATCTCCGTGAGCGGCATTAACCACGGAGTGAAGACAG CAAGTGGCGGTGATTACTGGCGCATCCTGAACCCGGGGGAGTACCGCGTGACGGCCCACGCGGAGGGCTACACCCCGAGCTCCAAGACCTGCAACGTGGATTACGACATCGGAGCCACCCAGTGCAACTTCATCTTGGCTCGCTCCAACTGGAAGCGCATCCGGGAGATCATGGCCATGAACGGGAACCGGCCCATCCCGCACATCGACCCGTCGCGCCCCATGACCCCCCAGCAGCGGCGCATGCAACGCCGCCGCCTGCAGTACCGGCTGCGCATGCGCGAACAGATGCGGCTCCGGCGTCTGAACGCCACCGCCAGCCCGGCTACCGTCCCCAcgtcgccccccacccccccgacactgctccccgccccctccgtcgccccctcccccgccccgagTCCTACCCTGGGTCCCCGGCACTTTCCACCCCAGACCACAGCTGGCTGGGAGGAGTCAGAGACCGAGACCTACACGGAGGTGGTGACGGAGTTTGGGACAGAGCTGGCGCCCGAGGAGggtgaggaggaggagagagagatggtCACGGGCCAGGAGATCCCCTTCACCACAGTTGAGACCTACACAGTGAACTTCGGGGACTTCTGA
- the AEBP1 gene encoding adipocyte enhancer-binding protein 1 isoform X4 produces the protein MAVLRGAPLLGCLLALLALCPGGRPQTVLTDDEIEEFLEGFLSELESEPREDDVEAPPPPEPTLPVRKAQTGGKPGARLGVAEEAPPGKAKDKGKKGKKDKGPKATKQPPEASSRPPKKPKEKPPKATKKPKEKPPKATKKPKEKPPKATKKPKEKPPKANKRPLAGKKAPIPTPSESPKWPLPPVASPGLEELPQEGDGPLPDPWQGPAGETDVERQPEPEEETEQPTLDYNDQIEREDYEDFEYIRRQKQPRPPPSRRRPERLWPERPEEKAEPPGRGFEAPEERIEPPLKPLPPNYGDGYVIPNYDDKKPKKEGSRPKEEETHDKWTVEKGKDHKGPRKGELEEWAPAEQLKCPPIGMESHRIEDNQIRSSSMLRHGLGAQRGRLNMQAGDTEDDYYDGAWCAEDDSQTQWIEVDTRRTTKFTGVITQGRDSSIHDDFVTSFFVGFSNDSQTWVMYTNGYEEMTFHGNVDKDTPVLSELPEPVVARFIRIYPLTWNGSLCMRLEVLGCPMSPVHSYYAQNEVLTTDDLDFRHHSYKDMRQLMKVVNEQCPTITRTYSLGKSSRGLKIYAMEISDNPGDHELGEPEFRYTAGIHGNEVLGRELLLLLMQYLCREYRDGNPRVRSLVHDTRIHLVPSLNPDGYEVAAQMGSEFGNWALGLWTEEGFDIYEDFPDLNSVLWGAEERKWVPYRVPNNNLPIPEHYLSPDATVSTEVRAIIAWMEKNPFVLGANLNGGERLVSYPYDMARTPSQEQLLAAAMAAARGEDEEEASEAQETPDHAIFRWLSISFASTHLTMTEPYRGGCQAQDYTGGMGIINGAKWKPRSGTINDFSYLHTNCLELSIYLGCDKFPHESELPREWENNKEALLTFMEQVHRGIKGVVTDEQGIPIANATISVSGINHGVKTASGGDYWRILNPGEYRVTAHAEGYTPSSKTCNVDYDIGATQCNFILARSNWKRIREIMAMNGNRPIPHIDPSRPMTPQQRRMQRRRLQYRLRMREQMRLRRLNATASPATVPTSPPTPPTLLPAPSVAPSPAPSPTLGPRHFPPQTTAGWEESETETYTEVVTEFGTELAPEEGEEEEREMVTGQEIPFTTVETYTVNFGDF, from the exons ATGGCGGTCCTGCGCGGGGCACCCCTGCTCGGCTGCCTCCTGGCGCTGCTGGCACTGTGCCCCGGGGGGCGCCCGCAGACTGTGCTGACCGACGACGAGATCGAGGAGTTCCTCGAGGGCTTCCTGTCGGAGCTGGAGTCCGAGCCCCGGGAGGACGACGTGGAGGCCCCACCACCCCCTGAACCCACCCTTCCCGTCCGCAAAGCCCAGACAGGGGGCAAGCCGGGGGCGCGTCTGGGGGTGGCCGAAGAGG CACCTCCAGGAAAAGCCAAagacaaagggaagaaaggaaagaaggacaaAGGCCCCAAGGCGACCAAGCAGCCCCCGGAGGCGTCCTCCAGGCCGCCCAAGAAGCCCAAGGAGAAGCCACCCAAGGCCACCAAGAAGCCCAAGGAGAAGCCACCCAAGGCCACCAAGAAGCCCAAGGAAAAGCCACCCAAGGCCACCAAGAAGCCCAAGGAGAAGCCACCCAAGGCCAACAAGAGGCCTCTGGCTGGGAAGAAGGCCCCCATACCAACCCCCTCCGAAAGCCCGAAGTGGCCACTGCCCCCAGTCGCCAGCCCCGGCCTCGAGGAGCTGCCCCAGGAGGGAG ACGGGCCCCTGCCAGATCCCTGGCAGGGCCCAGCAGGAGAGACCGACGTGGAGCGCCAGCCTG AGCCGGAGGAGGAGACGGAGCAGCCCACGCTGGACTACAACGACCAGATAGAGCGGGAGGACTACGAAGACT TTGAGTACATCCGGCGCCAGAAGCAGCCCAGGCCGCCCCCCAGCAGGAGAAGGCCGGAAAGGCTGTGGCCCGAGCGCCCCGAGGAGAAGGCTGAGCCGCCCGGACGGGGGTTCGAGGCCCCGGAGGAGAGGATAG AGCCGCCTCTGAAGCCGCTGCCACCCAACTATGGGGACGGCTACGTGATCCCCAACTACGACGACA AGAAACCCAAAAAGGAGGGCAGCAGGCCCAAGGAGGAGGAGACACATGACAAATGGACCGTGGAGAAGGGCAAGGACCACAAAG GGCCCCGGAAGGGTGAGCTGGAGGAGTGGGCTCCAGCAGAGCAACTCA AGTGCCCCCCCATCGGGATGGAGTCGCACCGCATCGAGGACAACCAGATCCGGTCCTCCTCCATGCTGCGCCACGGCCTAGGGGCACAGCGTGGCCGGCTCAACATGCAG GCCGGCGACACTGAGGACGACTACTATGACGGGGCGTGGTGTGCCGAGGACGACTCTCAGACCCAGTGGATCGAGGTGGACACCAGAAGGACCACCAAGTTCACGGGCGTCATCACCCAGGGCCGCGACTCCAGCATCCA TGACGACTTCGTGACCTCCTTCTTCGTGGGCTTCAGCAATGACAGCCAGACATGGGTGATGTACACCAACGGCTACGAGGAAATG ACCTTCCATGGGAACGTGGACAAGGACACACCTGTGCTCAGCGAGCTCCCGGAGCCGGTGGTGGCCCGTTTCATCCGCATCTACCCACTCACCTGGAACGGCAGCCTATGCATGCGCCTGGAGGTGCTGGGGTGCCCCATGTCCC CTGTCCACAGCTACTATGCACAGAACGAGGTGTTGACCACCGACGACCTGGACTTCCGGCACCACAGCTATAAGGACATGCGCCAG TTGATGAAGGTGGTGAACGAGCAGTGCCCCACGATCACCCGCACATACAGCCTAGGGAAGAGCTCGCGTGGGCTCAAGATCTACGCCATGGAGATCTCGGACAACCCCGGGGATCACGAGTTGG GGGAGCCTGAGTTCCGCTACACAGCTGGTATCCATGGCAACGAGGTGCTAGGCCGagagctgctgctgctactaaTGCAGTACCTGTGCCGCGAGTACCGAGACGGAAACCCGCGCGTGCGCAGCCTGGTGCATGACACGCGCATCCACCTGGTGCCCTCGCTGAACCCTGACGGCTACGAGGTGGCAGCGCAGATG GGCTCAGAATTTGGGAACTGGGCGCTGGGACTGTGGACCGAGGAGGGCTTTGACATCTATGAGGACTTCCCGGACCTcaactctgtgctctggggagcTGAGGAGAGGAAATGGGTCCCCTACCGGGTCCCCAACAATAACCTGCCCATCCCTGAACACTACCTGTCTCCAGATGCCACG GTGTCCACGGAGGTCCGGGCCATCATTGCCTGGATGGAGAAGAACCCCTTTGTGCTGGGAGCGAACCTGAACGGCGGTGAGCGGCTCGTGTCCTACCCCTATGACATGGCCCGCACGCCCAGCCAGGAGCAGCTGCTGGCCGCAGCCATGGCAGCCGCCCGGGGAGAGGACGAGGAAGAAGCATCTGAGGCCCAAGAGACCCCAGACCATGCCATCTTCCGCTGGCTGTCCATCTCCTTCGCCTCTACCCACCTCACCATGACCGAGCCCTACCGGGGAGGGTGCCAAGCGCAGGACTACACCGGCGGCATGGGCATCATCAACGGGGCCAAGTGGAAACCCCGCTCTGGGA CTATCAACGACTTCAGTTACCTGCACACCAACTGCCTGGAACTCTCCATCTACCTGGGCTGCGACAAGTTCCCTCACGAGAGTGAGCTGCCCCGAGAGTGGGAGAACAACAAGGAAGCTCTGCTCACCTTCATGGAGCAG GTTCACCGCGGCATCAAGGGGGTTGTGACGGACGAGCAGGGCATCCCTATCGCCAACGCCACCATCTCCGTGAGCGGCATTAACCACGGAGTGAAGACAG CAAGTGGCGGTGATTACTGGCGCATCCTGAACCCGGGGGAGTACCGCGTGACGGCCCACGCGGAGGGCTACACCCCGAGCTCCAAGACCTGCAACGTGGATTACGACATCGGAGCCACCCAGTGCAACTTCATCTTGGCTCGCTCCAACTGGAAGCGCATCCGGGAGATCATGGCCATGAACGGGAACCGGCCCATCCCGCACATCGACCCGTCGCGCCCCATGACCCCCCAGCAGCGGCGCATGCAACGCCGCCGCCTGCAGTACCGGCTGCGCATGCGCGAACAGATGCGGCTCCGGCGTCTGAACGCCACCGCCAGCCCGGCTACCGTCCCCAcgtcgccccccacccccccgacactgctccccgccccctccgtcgccccctcccccgccccgagTCCTACCCTGGGTCCCCGGCACTTTCCACCCCAGACCACAGCTGGCTGGGAGGAGTCAGAGACCGAGACCTACACGGAGGTGGTGACGGAGTTTGGGACAGAGCTGGCGCCCGAGGAGggtgaggaggaggagagagagatggtCACGGGCCAGGAGATCCCCTTCACCACAGTTGAGACCTACACAGTGAACTTCGGGGACTTCTGA
- the AEBP1 gene encoding adipocyte enhancer-binding protein 1 isoform X1, translating into MAVLRGAPLLGCLLALLALCPGGRPQTVLTDDEIEEFLEGFLSELESEPREDDVEAPPPPEPTLPVRKAQTGGKPGARLGVAEEAPPGKAKDKGKKGKKDKGPKATKQPPEASSRPPKKPKEKPPKATKKPKEKPPKATKKPKEKPPKATKKPKEKPPKANKRPLAGKKAPIPTPSESPKWPLPPVASPGLEELPQEGDGPLPDPWQGPAGETDVERQPEPEEETEQPTLDYNDQIEREDYEDFEYIRRQKQPRPPPSRRRPERLWPERPEEKAEPPGRGFEAPEERIEPPLKPLPPNYGDGYVIPNYDDRLSLPTVDYYFRPPRPQKPDPGLETDEEKEGLKKPKKEGSRPKEEETHDKWTVEKGKDHKGPRKGELEEWAPAEQLKCPPIGMESHRIEDNQIRSSSMLRHGLGAQRGRLNMQAGDTEDDYYDGAWCAEDDSQTQWIEVDTRRTTKFTGVITQGRDSSIHDDFVTSFFVGFSNDSQTWVMYTNGYEEMTFHGNVDKDTPVLSELPEPVVARFIRIYPLTWNGSLCMRLEVLGCPMSPVHSYYAQNEVLTTDDLDFRHHSYKDMRQLMKVVNEQCPTITRTYSLGKSSRGLKIYAMEISDNPGDHELGEPEFRYTAGIHGNEVLGRELLLLLMQYLCREYRDGNPRVRSLVHDTRIHLVPSLNPDGYEVAAQMGSEFGNWALGLWTEEGFDIYEDFPDLNSVLWGAEERKWVPYRVPNNNLPIPEHYLSPDATVSTEVRAIIAWMEKNPFVLGANLNGGERLVSYPYDMARTPSQEQLLAAAMAAARGEDEEEASEAQETPDHAIFRWLSISFASTHLTMTEPYRGGCQAQDYTGGMGIINGAKWKPRSGTINDFSYLHTNCLELSIYLGCDKFPHESELPREWENNKEALLTFMEQVHRGIKGVVTDEQGIPIANATISVSGINHGVKTASGGDYWRILNPGEYRVTAHAEGYTPSSKTCNVDYDIGATQCNFILARSNWKRIREIMAMNGNRPIPHIDPSRPMTPQQRRMQRRRLQYRLRMREQMRLRRLNATASPATVPTSPPTPPTLLPAPSVAPSPAPSPTLGPRHFPPQTTAGWEESETETYTEVVTEFGTELAPEEGEEEEREMVTGQEIPFTTVETYTVNFGDF; encoded by the exons ATGGCGGTCCTGCGCGGGGCACCCCTGCTCGGCTGCCTCCTGGCGCTGCTGGCACTGTGCCCCGGGGGGCGCCCGCAGACTGTGCTGACCGACGACGAGATCGAGGAGTTCCTCGAGGGCTTCCTGTCGGAGCTGGAGTCCGAGCCCCGGGAGGACGACGTGGAGGCCCCACCACCCCCTGAACCCACCCTTCCCGTCCGCAAAGCCCAGACAGGGGGCAAGCCGGGGGCGCGTCTGGGGGTGGCCGAAGAGG CACCTCCAGGAAAAGCCAAagacaaagggaagaaaggaaagaaggacaaAGGCCCCAAGGCGACCAAGCAGCCCCCGGAGGCGTCCTCCAGGCCGCCCAAGAAGCCCAAGGAGAAGCCACCCAAGGCCACCAAGAAGCCCAAGGAGAAGCCACCCAAGGCCACCAAGAAGCCCAAGGAAAAGCCACCCAAGGCCACCAAGAAGCCCAAGGAGAAGCCACCCAAGGCCAACAAGAGGCCTCTGGCTGGGAAGAAGGCCCCCATACCAACCCCCTCCGAAAGCCCGAAGTGGCCACTGCCCCCAGTCGCCAGCCCCGGCCTCGAGGAGCTGCCCCAGGAGGGAG ACGGGCCCCTGCCAGATCCCTGGCAGGGCCCAGCAGGAGAGACCGACGTGGAGCGCCAGCCTG AGCCGGAGGAGGAGACGGAGCAGCCCACGCTGGACTACAACGACCAGATAGAGCGGGAGGACTACGAAGACT TTGAGTACATCCGGCGCCAGAAGCAGCCCAGGCCGCCCCCCAGCAGGAGAAGGCCGGAAAGGCTGTGGCCCGAGCGCCCCGAGGAGAAGGCTGAGCCGCCCGGACGGGGGTTCGAGGCCCCGGAGGAGAGGATAG AGCCGCCTCTGAAGCCGCTGCCACCCAACTATGGGGACGGCTACGTGATCCCCAACTACGACGACA GGCTCTCCCTCCCCACAGTGGACTATTACTTCCGGCCTCCCAGGCCCCAGAAGCCTGACCCTGGCCTGGAAACAGATGAAGAGAAGGAGGGGCTGA AGAAACCCAAAAAGGAGGGCAGCAGGCCCAAGGAGGAGGAGACACATGACAAATGGACCGTGGAGAAGGGCAAGGACCACAAAG GGCCCCGGAAGGGTGAGCTGGAGGAGTGGGCTCCAGCAGAGCAACTCA AGTGCCCCCCCATCGGGATGGAGTCGCACCGCATCGAGGACAACCAGATCCGGTCCTCCTCCATGCTGCGCCACGGCCTAGGGGCACAGCGTGGCCGGCTCAACATGCAG GCCGGCGACACTGAGGACGACTACTATGACGGGGCGTGGTGTGCCGAGGACGACTCTCAGACCCAGTGGATCGAGGTGGACACCAGAAGGACCACCAAGTTCACGGGCGTCATCACCCAGGGCCGCGACTCCAGCATCCA TGACGACTTCGTGACCTCCTTCTTCGTGGGCTTCAGCAATGACAGCCAGACATGGGTGATGTACACCAACGGCTACGAGGAAATG ACCTTCCATGGGAACGTGGACAAGGACACACCTGTGCTCAGCGAGCTCCCGGAGCCGGTGGTGGCCCGTTTCATCCGCATCTACCCACTCACCTGGAACGGCAGCCTATGCATGCGCCTGGAGGTGCTGGGGTGCCCCATGTCCC CTGTCCACAGCTACTATGCACAGAACGAGGTGTTGACCACCGACGACCTGGACTTCCGGCACCACAGCTATAAGGACATGCGCCAG TTGATGAAGGTGGTGAACGAGCAGTGCCCCACGATCACCCGCACATACAGCCTAGGGAAGAGCTCGCGTGGGCTCAAGATCTACGCCATGGAGATCTCGGACAACCCCGGGGATCACGAGTTGG GGGAGCCTGAGTTCCGCTACACAGCTGGTATCCATGGCAACGAGGTGCTAGGCCGagagctgctgctgctactaaTGCAGTACCTGTGCCGCGAGTACCGAGACGGAAACCCGCGCGTGCGCAGCCTGGTGCATGACACGCGCATCCACCTGGTGCCCTCGCTGAACCCTGACGGCTACGAGGTGGCAGCGCAGATG GGCTCAGAATTTGGGAACTGGGCGCTGGGACTGTGGACCGAGGAGGGCTTTGACATCTATGAGGACTTCCCGGACCTcaactctgtgctctggggagcTGAGGAGAGGAAATGGGTCCCCTACCGGGTCCCCAACAATAACCTGCCCATCCCTGAACACTACCTGTCTCCAGATGCCACG GTGTCCACGGAGGTCCGGGCCATCATTGCCTGGATGGAGAAGAACCCCTTTGTGCTGGGAGCGAACCTGAACGGCGGTGAGCGGCTCGTGTCCTACCCCTATGACATGGCCCGCACGCCCAGCCAGGAGCAGCTGCTGGCCGCAGCCATGGCAGCCGCCCGGGGAGAGGACGAGGAAGAAGCATCTGAGGCCCAAGAGACCCCAGACCATGCCATCTTCCGCTGGCTGTCCATCTCCTTCGCCTCTACCCACCTCACCATGACCGAGCCCTACCGGGGAGGGTGCCAAGCGCAGGACTACACCGGCGGCATGGGCATCATCAACGGGGCCAAGTGGAAACCCCGCTCTGGGA CTATCAACGACTTCAGTTACCTGCACACCAACTGCCTGGAACTCTCCATCTACCTGGGCTGCGACAAGTTCCCTCACGAGAGTGAGCTGCCCCGAGAGTGGGAGAACAACAAGGAAGCTCTGCTCACCTTCATGGAGCAG GTTCACCGCGGCATCAAGGGGGTTGTGACGGACGAGCAGGGCATCCCTATCGCCAACGCCACCATCTCCGTGAGCGGCATTAACCACGGAGTGAAGACAG CAAGTGGCGGTGATTACTGGCGCATCCTGAACCCGGGGGAGTACCGCGTGACGGCCCACGCGGAGGGCTACACCCCGAGCTCCAAGACCTGCAACGTGGATTACGACATCGGAGCCACCCAGTGCAACTTCATCTTGGCTCGCTCCAACTGGAAGCGCATCCGGGAGATCATGGCCATGAACGGGAACCGGCCCATCCCGCACATCGACCCGTCGCGCCCCATGACCCCCCAGCAGCGGCGCATGCAACGCCGCCGCCTGCAGTACCGGCTGCGCATGCGCGAACAGATGCGGCTCCGGCGTCTGAACGCCACCGCCAGCCCGGCTACCGTCCCCAcgtcgccccccacccccccgacactgctccccgccccctccgtcgccccctcccccgccccgagTCCTACCCTGGGTCCCCGGCACTTTCCACCCCAGACCACAGCTGGCTGGGAGGAGTCAGAGACCGAGACCTACACGGAGGTGGTGACGGAGTTTGGGACAGAGCTGGCGCCCGAGGAGggtgaggaggaggagagagagatggtCACGGGCCAGGAGATCCCCTTCACCACAGTTGAGACCTACACAGTGAACTTCGGGGACTTCTGA